The genomic stretch ACCGCGCACCTTCAAAGTCGTCAGCAAAACCAGCCCATCCCAGCAAGATCGTCTGCAAAAATCACCTATCAATAATCTGATCGAACATTGGTTCCGTTGGCCGTAATTTATATCTGAAGCCACAATAGCCGATAGGCGTATGGCGGCAATGCCGTCCTGCGCCGACGGTGCGAGCCGCAAAGGAGTGCCCCGTGGTCGCCACAATCGATATCCGAAACGTTTCGGCCGTGGTCCTGATCGCGACCCTCCTGCTCGGCTCCGCGGACGTCGCGTCTGCCCGGCCGTGGCGGGCCGATGAGGGCAACACCAGGGGCTGGCAATTAATGAGCCCGCAGGAGCGGATCGACCATCAGGCGCGGGTGCGCGGCTTTACGGATTACCGGTCGTGCGAGGTCTACCGCAGACAGCATCATGCCCTGATGGTGATGCGCGCCGTCGAACGCCGCCTCAAGCCCCCGGATTCGCAATGGGATTTTTGCGAGCACCTCAAGCCTTCACCGCCGCAAAGGAATTGAGCTGGTGGCGGGGCTGCGATCCAGGCTGGGCTTTTGGTCGATTCCGCTGCTCACGGTTGCAGTGCCGATCGGGTTCGTGGTCTGGGCCTATCCGGAGGGGCTGGCGCCGATGCGCGCCGCCGGCATCATCGTCGGCTGGCTCGGCACCGGATTGCTGCTGGTGAGCCTGGCCTTGATGCTGCGCGAGCCGCGGCTGGCGCGCTGGCTCGGCGGGCTGGAGCGGATGTATCGCTGGCATCACGGCACCGGGGTGGTTGCCTATGTGCTGTTGCTGCTGCATCCGCTGGCGCTGGCCGCCAATGGGCTGTCGACCTCGCCTGCGATCGCCTGGGCGACGCTGTCGCCATTGACCGAGAGCTGGCCGGTCTGGACCGGCTGGTTGGGGCTGCTGGCGCTGATGCTGGGCTTGGCGCTCAGCTTTGTCCGTCGCATTCCCTATGGTCCGTGGCGCTGGCTGCACGCCATGCTGGCGGTCGGGGTGCTGCTCGGCCTCGGCCATCTGGTCCTGCTCGGCATCGACGAGCCGGTGCTGCCGATCATGGCGGTGGTGGGACTGATCCTGGCCTGGCGGCTGCTGCGCGGCGATCTCGGGCTGGCGGCGCGGCCCTACATTGTTGCCTCGGCACGGCAGATCGCGGCCGGCGTGGTCGAGATCGCGCTGCGTCCGCTGGGCGATCCGATTGAGGTCGGCACCGGTCAATTCGTGCTGGTCGCGCTTCACAACGGCCCGAAATATCGCGGCTGCGGCGAATTCCATCCGTTCACCGTCAGCGCGATCGATGCCGACCAGGTGCTGCATGTCGGCGTCAAGGCGCTGGGCGATTGCACCGGGCGGATGATGTTGGTCGAGCCGGGGGTCGCGGCGCGGGTGATGGGCGGGTTCGGCGGGCTGCTCGGCACCAGCTCGGCGCCGCAGCTCTGGGTGGCGGGCGGGATCGGGGTCACCCCGTTCGTCGCGCTGTTGAACGCCGGTCGGATCGGCGGCCCGACCACCTTGATCTATCTGTGCCGCAACGAGGCCGACGCGGCGTTCCTGCCGGATTTGCGCGCCATCGCTCCGGCCGATCCGAGGCTTTCGCTGCAGGTGGTGGCGACCGGCGACGCCCTGCCGGATCTGGAGCGGCTATTGCCGCCGGCCACGAAACTGTCAGGCGTCGAATGCTATCTGTGCGGACCGCCCGGGCTGATTGCCGCGCTGAAATCCGCGTTGCGGGCGCGCGGCGTCACCGCCCAACACATCCACTACGAAAACTTCGAGTTCAGATGATGCGCAAATTATATCTGGCGACCACGAGCTTGTTTTGGGTGATGGTGCTGGCGTTCTGGGCCGGCGATGTGCTGTCGCCGCATGCCGAACAGCCGGCGGCGATTTCGGCCAGTCGGGACATCACTTCGGCTGAGCTGGCCAAACATGCCACGCCGCAGGATTGCTGGATGGCGATCCGGGGCCAGGTCTATGATCTGTCGGCCTATCTGCCGGATCATCCGTCGCGGCCGCAGATCATCGAGCCCTGGTGCGGCAAGGAAGCCACCCAGGCCTATGACACTAAGACCAAGGGCCGGCCGCATTCAAAGGAGGCCGACGATCTGCTGCCGAAATACCGGGTCGGCCGCTTCGTGCCCGGTGCAGATTAGCCGGTCTTGGAATCGCCGGCGGCCAGATACTGCTCGAGCCAGTGAATGTGGTAGTCGCCGTCGATGATCGAAGGCTCGCGGACCAGGGCGCGGAACAGCGGCAACGTGGTCTCGATGCCATCGACGACCATTTCGTCGAGCGAGCGGCGCAGCCGCATCAGGCATTCGGCGCGGGTCTTGCCGTGCACGATCAGCTTGCCGACCAGCGAGTCGTAATAGGGTGGGATCGTATAGCCCTGATAGACGGCGGAATCGATCCGGACCCCGAGACCGCCGGGCGGGTGATAGCGGGTGATCTTGCCGGGCGAGGGTCGGAACGTCACCGGGCTCTCGGCATTGACGCGGCATTCGATGGCGTGACCGTTGAGCACGATCTCGTCCTGGGTGCAGGGCAGGTCGCCGCCGGCGGCGACGCGGATCTGCTCCAGCACCAGATCGATCCCGGTGATCATCTCGGTCACCGGATGCTCGACCTGGATTCGGGTGTTCATTTCGATGAAGTAGAATTCGCCATCCTCGTAGAGGAATTCGATGGTGCCGACGCCGAGATACTGCATGTCCTGCATCGCCTTGGCGCAGATGCCGCCGATCCGGGCGCGGGCCTCCGCTGTCAGCACCGGGGAGGGGCCTTCCTCCCAGACCTTCTGGTGACGGCGCTGCAGCGAGCAGTCGCGTTCGCCCAGATGGATCGCGCCGCCGCGGCCGTCGCCCAGCACCTGGATCTCGATATGGCGCGGCTTCTGCAGATATTTCTCGAGATAGACCGAGGCGTCGCCGAACGCCGATTTGGCCTCGTTGCCGGCGGTCGACAGCGCCAGCATCAGGTCGTCGGCGGTCTGCGCCACCTTCATGCCGCGGCCGCCGCCGCCCGAGGCGGCCTTGACCAGCACCGGAAAGCCGATCGCCTGGCCGATCGCCATGGCGTCGTCTTCGGGGCCAACCGCGCCTTCGGAACCCGGCACCACCGGAATGCCGAGCCGCTTGGCGGTCCGCTTGGCCTCGATCTTGTCGCCCATCAGCCGGATGTGTTCGGCCTTCGGGCCGATGAAATGCAGATTGTGCTCGGCGAGGATCTCGGCGAAGCGGGCGTTTTCCGACAGGAAGCCGTAACCGGGATGAACCGCGTCGGCGCCGGTGATCTCGCAGGCCGCCAGCAGCGCCGGGACGTTGAGATAGCTGTCCTTCGAGGCCGGCGGACCGATGCAGACGCTTTCATCGGCGAGCCGGACATGCATGGCGTCGGCGTCGGCGGTGGAATGCACCGCCACGGTGGCGATCCCGAGTTCCTTGCAGGCGCGCAGCACCCGGAGCGCGATCTCGCCGCGGTTGGCTATCAGGATCTTGTCGAACATCGTCTCTGCCTTCTCCCGTCGCCCTGAGCTGCGAGCTGTCGCGCGCCTCGAAGGGGACGGTCTGTTGGGATTCATGATGTCGTCCCGAGCCGCCAGCGCCGGCGCTTCGGGACGACGCAGACGTGGTTATTCGATCACGACCAGCGGTTCGCCGAATTCGACCGGCTGGCCGTCCTCGACCAGGATCTGGGTCACGGTGCCGGCGCGCGGCGACGGAATCTGATTCATCGTCTTCATCGCCTCGATGATCAGCAGCGTTTCGCCGGCGGCGACCTTGTTGCCGACCTCGACGAACGGCTTGGCGCCGGGCTCCGAGGCCCAATACACCGTGCCGACCATCGGCGACGGCACCACGCCGGGATGTTTGGAGATGTCGGCGACCGGCGCCGGCACCGCGGCGCTCGCGATCCCGGGGGGCTGATAGCCGGCCGGCATCGCAGCGTTGATGCTGACATTGCGGGCGACCCGGACCCGCAACCCGGCGCGTTCGATCTCGATCTCGGTCAGATTGGTCTCGTCGAGCAGCAACGCGAGATCACGGATCAGCGCGTGGTCGGCAACCGCTTTGGTATCGGTCGCTTTGGGCTTCGCGGCTGGCTTGTCTTCAGGCGGGCGGGCCATATTCTTTAATCCAAACGTTGGTGGGTGAAGGGCGCGGGGTCAGGCTTTGGCGCCGGCGCCGATTTTTGCGGCCAGGCCCGTAATGGCGAGCCGGTAGCCGTCGATGCCGAAGCCGCACAGGCTGGCAAAGGCGGCTTTCGCGATGAAAGAGTGATGACGGAAAGCGTCGCGGGCGTAAACATTGGAGACGTGAACCTCGATGGCCGGGATCTGCACCGCCACCAGGGCGTCGTGCAGCGCGATCGAGGTATGGGTGTAACCGCCGGCATTGAGCACGATGCCGACCGCCTTGCCGGCATGGGCCTCGTGGATCCAGTCGATCAACTCGCCTTCATGGTTGGATTGCCGGCATAGCGCGGTGAGACCGAACCGTTCCGCGGTCTCCGCGCACAATTTGTCGACATCGGCGAGGGTGGCGCGGCCGTAGACCTCCGGCTCCCTGGTCCCGAGCAGATTCAGGTTCGGGCCATTGAGGACATAGACTGTCCTGGGACCGGCTGTCTCGGGACCGACTGTCTGTGGAATTGGATTCGGATTGATGTTGGGCATCCCGCCTTCCGGCAATGTCTGCAATGGGTTCGCGGCGGAAGCGCCGCCTGGGCCAATCCAAATGCCGATGGATGCTCGGATTCGGACGAGATCGCCTAGCTGCGGGGTTTATAGGTAACCTCGCGGCGAAGGGGAAGCCTCAAGACGTTCAGACAGCGGTTGAATCGGCTCACGCGATGCGCCCGCTGGACAGGCCAAGGCACGGATAAGGCGCGGAATTTGCGCGTCACCCCGCTTGGCCGCGAGGCCTCGGCGCCGCGGGGCGTCCTCGTCAGTTGGTCTAACCACGCCGGCTTCGGCCAAACCGAGTGGCTGGCCGAGCTCGGGGCGCTGCTGCTGCACGCGGCCCACCTGCGGTCATCAGTGGACCCGCGCGCCGCGAACCGGAGGCGTCGTCGCGCTGGGCCCTCATGGCGCGGCTGCGGGCCTGGGCGGTGGGGCCGGAACCGCGGCCGGTTTCGCGGGCAATGGCCGGGCGCCGCGGGACTCAAGGGACTATTGAAATCGCCTGGCGATAAGTTCCCTGTTCCATTCGCTCGCGATCACCAATGATTATTGCGTTGCGTCGGGCCTGTCGCGCGCATCGCGCCGGACTGGAGCTTGCGGCGCTTGCGAAGCCATCGGCGAGCTCGTTGAACGGCAAGAATAATCACGACTTCAGCGACTGGTTCGTCTAGGTTATTGTCAAGGACGACCTATGTATGAGAGCAACGAATGGTGTAACACCCGGGAGAAGCGTCATGGCTCGCTACGTGGTGCGGTTTATGAAGGACATTCTCGGAGAGAATGGAAGGCAGGCCGAGATCTGCCAGAGCCTGCTCGAGATCGAGGCTGCTAATAGCGGAGACGCGACCGAGCTGGCCAAGAAGAAGTTCTGCGAAAAGCAGCGGGTCAAGGAGTGGTCGCTCCATGCCGACCGGGTCCAAGTTGCCGAGACCGAGTTTCCGTCGTAGCGCGCGCCCCGATTGATCGCTCGACCGTGAAGGTCGCGATCAACCCTCCTGTCCTGCCCCGCAAGCCGGCCACATTGCTGCTTCGCCGGCGAGGTGAGGCCGATCGTTCTAGTTCCCCCCGCGTTTGATAGACCGATCCGGGCGGCCCGTGCGGCCTGCGCCCAAACGGGCGCAGACGTTGCGTGGCATATCCGACTTTGCGAGACCTGATGCTCAGCAGGCCGCCTTGCCGCAGCGGGCCATGCCGACCTTTTCCTTCAGCGTGTCGAGGCCGACCGCGCCGACCACGACCTGCTTGCCGATCACATAGCTCGGCGTGCCGTTCATGCCCATCGCTTCGGCGAGCTTGAAATTCTCCTCGATGGTGGCGCGCACTTCGGGGCTGGAGAAATCCTTTTCCAGCTTCGCCATGTCGAGTCCGGCCTCCTTGGCGGCGGCCATCGCATGGGCCTTGTCGGCCTGGCCGCGACCGCCGAGCAGTTTCTGATGGAAGGCGAGATATTTCTCACCCGTGGGATCCTGCATCCGCACCGCGACCGCGACCTGCGCGGCCTCGACCGAGCCGGGCCCGAGCACCGGGAATTCCTTCAGCACGACCTTCAGCTTGGGATCGGACTTCATCAGCGTCAGCATGTCGTTCATCGCGCGCTTGCAGTAGCCGCAATTGTAATCGAAGAACTCGACCAGGGTGACGTCGCCATTTTTGTTGCCGATGGTGACGCCGCGCGGCGAGTCGAAGATGGTCTTGGCATTCTCGCTGATCGCGGATTGATGCTTTTCGGCCTCGGCGGCGGCCTGGCGCTTGCTCAATTCGGCCGACACTTCCTCCAGAATCTCCGGATGGGTCAGCAGGTAGTTCTTGACGATGCTTTCGATCTGGCCGCGCTGACCGTCGGTAAATTGTTGCGCCGAGGCGGCCTGTGGCGCGCCGACGGCGGCGAGCGCGAACAGGGCGGCGGCGAGCAGGCGAAGCGAAGGCATGGGCGATTCCCTTGGGGCAGGTGGGTTTGCTGAAACGAACGCGGTTCGGAACCTGCATAGCGGTTCTGCCGACGGAATACGTGTAATTTATGAACACGATTCGGTCAGCCGAAATGGCCCGGCGATCGATGTTGCAGCGCATCAGGCATTGCGGCTTCGAGGCCTAAGGCATCGAAGCCGCAATCGGCGGCATCAAACCGGCTGGCCAACAGGTGGCCAGGCGTGGAGCGCTACTTGACGCTGGTCAGGCGCAGATAGGGGCGCGGCTCGTCCCAGCCTTGCGGGAAGGCCTTGACCGCGGCGTCGCCGGTGATCGACAGCGGAATGATCACCTTGTCGCCGGGACGCCAGTCCGCCGGCATGGCCACCTTCTCGCGGTCGGCCAGCTGCAGCGCGTCGATGACGCGCAGGATCTCATCGAAATTGCGCCCGACATTCATCGGATAGGTCATGGTCAGGCGGATCTTGTGCTTCGGATCGATGATGAATACCGAGCGCACCGCGGCGGTATCGCTCTGGCTCGGGTGGATCATGTCATAGAGCTTGGCGACCTTGAGCTCCTTGTCGGCGACGATCGGAAATTGCAGGTCGGTCTTCTGGGTATCGTTGACGTCGTCGATCCACTTCAGGTGCTCCGCCACCGTATCGGTCGACAGGCCGAGCGGCTTGGTGTTGCGCGCGGCGAATTGCTGCGCGAGCTTGGCGGTTCTGCCCATTTCGGTGGTGCAGACCGGCGTGAAATCGGCCGGGTGGCTGAAGAAGAACACCCAGGAATCCGCGGCCCAGGCGTGGAACGAGATCTCACCCTTGGTGGTGGGAACGGTAAAGTCGGGCGCGGTGTCGCCGATATGAAGGGACATAGGTAATCTACTCCTGATGGTTCGATGGAAGCCGCACCAGATCGCGGGGTGCAAGCCTCAAACTGGCTGGGAAAGCGCAGCATGATCTGGAGTCGTGGAGGGTGTCTTGACCGGGGTCAAGCGAGATGTCGGTCCTGACAGCCATGCGCAGCAATCTTGCGGCGGGGGCCTATGCGGGCCTGCGTACGAGCGGTTAGCCCGTCATCTCGGCAACGGTAAATGCGCCCAATCAACCGTCATCATCAGTCTTCGCCGCGCGACCGGAATCGTGGTTCGATTCCGCCGCGCGGCTTGCAATTATGCCGAATCTTTCACAGTCGGAACACGGCGTAAGGCGCCTTCACGGTTTCGAGTGGATCGCTCGATCGCTCGAAGCCGATCTTGTTATGGGCACGGGTGACGGTTGCCGTCATAGCCCAGATAGGTGCCGCTTCGCGGATCGTAGGATTTGTAACGCTGCAGGCAATACTCCACTGCGTTGTTCCGCTCGGCTTGACCAGCCGCGATCGCGCCGCCGACCATCGCCGCGCCGAGCCCGAGGCCGATCGCCGCGCCGACGCCCGGGCCGCCCCAGCCGCGTCCGCGACCCCGACCACCCCAGCCGCGTCCACGGCCGCGCCCACCCCAACCGCGTCCACGCTGGGCATGCGCTGCGGTGACGCCGGCAGTCATGACGGCGCCGGTCGTGGCGATCAAGCTGAGTCCGTAGACTGCCAGCAGCACGCCGCTCGCCAGCACGCGGGTAATTGCCTTGCGAATCGAACCCTTTGATTTTTCAACTGCCATATTGCGCCTTTCCAATTCATTGTTGCCGATGACCCAGCAAAACCTATGCAGTCATCAATTTCAAACAAGAACATGACGATCCAGAATGAACCGTGACTTGGATCACCTTATAATTCTCAGGTGAACGCGGCGCTTTCAAGGAAAAGCCGCTTTTGCGACCCAATTTTTGAATGTCGTGACACTTCTGCGGTGCAGCGATTAATTTTTCCCCGGCGGCTTGGCTGCGACAATGTCGTCGGCCTTGACCCAGCCCGGCGAGCCGATCGCGAATCGAGTCTTGGCGCGGGCGGCCAGCTCGCGCGCGGTCTTGTTGTCGCCGCGCAGGAACGCCGCTTGCGCCGACGCCAGATCGGCCTCGGCATAGTCGCCTTTGCGGCCATAGGCCATCGCCAGTTGTGCATAGCCAAGCGGCGCCTCGGTCTCGCGCGCCAGCGCGGCACGCAGAATCCGGATCGCCTCGTCGCTGTTGGCCTTGTTGTTGGTGGCGACCAGCGCTTGACCCAACAGCATCTCGATCAGCGGCGCACCGTGCGACAGCGTCACCGCCTTGCGCAGCGGCGCGATCGCCTCCGCGGGCTTGCCGCCTTCGAGCAGCGCCTGGCCGCGCAACTCGTAGAAATAGGGATTGTTCGGTTCGCTCCGGATCAATGAATCGATCTGCCCGATCGCGGCGCGCGGATCGCCATGCAGATAGCTGGCGATCGCGCGCGCATAGCGGGCGGGTAGCGAGGTGTCGGAGGGCGGATAGCGCCGGTACACGGTTTCGGGCCGCTCCATGAAGCCGGAGGTCTTGGCGCGCATCATGTCGTGGCGCAGCTGCAGCGCCGGATCGTCCATCTTGTCCCAAAAGCGGCTGGAGCGGGCGATGCCCTCGAGCGCGGCGACGCGTTCGGCCGGCATCGGATGCGACTGCACGTAGGGGTCGGCGCCGCGCGCGGAGAACAGGCTTTCATCGGTGAAGCGCTTGAAGGTCTCGTACATGCCCTTGGCGGATTGCCCGGTGGCGGTGAGGAAGCGGACACCGGCGCGGTCGGCGTTTTCTTCCTGCTGGCGCTGATAGGACAACAGCGTGCGGCGGATCGCTTCCTGCGGCGCGGCGATCGCGGCGGCGCCGGCTTCGCCGAGGCCGCTATTGGAGCCGCTCCTGGAACCGGCCACCATGGCGCCGACGCCCAGCAGCATCGCCACGATCATCTGGGTCTGCGCCCGCGCCAATTGCAGCCGCAGCTTCGACAGATGGCCGCCGGCGAGATGGCCGGTCTCGTGCGCCAGCACGCCGATCAGCTGATTGGGGGTCTGTGATTGCAGCAGCGCGCCGTAATTGACGAAAATCCGGTGGCCGTCGGCGACGAAGGCGTTGAACGCGCTGTTGTTGATGATCGCCACCTGGATGTTCTGCTTTTCGAGGCCGGCAGCGCGCAGGATCGGTCGCGTGTAATCGCGCAGCAATTGCTCGATTTCGGTGTCGCGCAGCAGCGACGGTCCGCTGGCCTGCTGAGCCAGCGCGGGAACCGGCGCGATGATCAGCGCCGCGGCGACCACCAGCGCGGTCAGTTGCGACAGCTTCTGCGATAGCTTCGCGCGTAGCGTTTTGCGCAGCCGGTGACGGGAGTGTTCAAAGAGGGCTTTAAGCATTGGCCATCGGTGCAAGAGGGCGTATCCCTGCTCGGAATGACGATAGCGGCATCGGTGCGGCGTCCGCCGCATCTTTGCCGGTGCAAAGCCGGGGATAGCAGATTTCGATGCTCGATGCGACACTGACCAAGCGCGCGCGCGACCTGATGGCGGCGTCGGCGCGCAGCGATGTTCCGGCCTTCATGGTGATGGACGTGATGGCGGCGGCGGAAAAAATCGAAGCCGCCGGCGGCCATGTCATTCACATGGAAGTCGGCCAGCCGGCGGCGCCGGCGCCGCGCACCGCGATCGCCGCCACCCATGCGGCGCTCGATGGCGGCCGGATCGATTACACCTCGGCGCTGGGATTGCCGTCGCTGCGGGCGCGAATCGCTCGGCATTATCGCGAGGCCTATGGCTGCGCGGTCGATCCGGCGAGGATCGTCGTCACCACGGGATCATCGGGGGCCTTCATCCTCGGCTTCCTGTCGCTGTTCGAACCCGGCGACCGGGTCGCGGTCACGGTGCCGGGCTATCCGCCGTATCGCCATATCCTGACCGCGCTGGGCTGCGAGCCGGTGCTGATCGAGACCCATGGCGAAACCCGCCACGCCCTGACCGGCGAGGCGCTGCTGGCGGCGCATCGCAAGACGCCGCTGAAGGGCGTGCTGATCGCCAGCCCCGCCAACCCGACCGGCACGATGATGACACGGCCGGCGTTGACCGAGCTGATCGCGATCGCCGAGCGCGAAGGCATCCGCTTCATCTCCGACGAAATCTATCACGGGCTCGACTACGCATTTCCGGCGGTGACCGCGGCGGAATTGTCGCCGAACGCGGTGGTGATCAATTCGTTCTCGAAATATTTCTGCATGACCGGCTGGCGGGTCGGATGGATGATCGTCCCCGAAGCGCTGGCACGTCCGATCGAACGGCTGCAGCAAAATCTGTCGATCTCGGTGCCGACGCTGTCGCAGATCGCCGCCGAAGCGGCATTTGATGGCCGCGACGAGATGGAGGCGGTCAAGCACGGTTATGAGGCCAACCGCCGGATTTTGATCGAGGGCCTGCCGCAGGCCGGGCTCGGT from Rhodopseudomonas sp. BAL398 encodes the following:
- the accC gene encoding acetyl-CoA carboxylase biotin carboxylase subunit, with the translated sequence MFDKILIANRGEIALRVLRACKELGIATVAVHSTADADAMHVRLADESVCIGPPASKDSYLNVPALLAACEITGADAVHPGYGFLSENARFAEILAEHNLHFIGPKAEHIRLMGDKIEAKRTAKRLGIPVVPGSEGAVGPEDDAMAIGQAIGFPVLVKAASGGGGRGMKVAQTADDLMLALSTAGNEAKSAFGDASVYLEKYLQKPRHIEIQVLGDGRGGAIHLGERDCSLQRRHQKVWEEGPSPVLTAEARARIGGICAKAMQDMQYLGVGTIEFLYEDGEFYFIEMNTRIQVEHPVTEMITGIDLVLEQIRVAAGGDLPCTQDEIVLNGHAIECRVNAESPVTFRPSPGKITRYHPPGGLGVRIDSAVYQGYTIPPYYDSLVGKLIVHGKTRAECLMRLRRSLDEMVVDGIETTLPLFRALVREPSIIDGDYHIHWLEQYLAAGDSKTG
- the aroQ gene encoding type II 3-dehydroquinate dehydratase, giving the protein MPNINPNPIPQTVGPETAGPRTVYVLNGPNLNLLGTREPEVYGRATLADVDKLCAETAERFGLTALCRQSNHEGELIDWIHEAHAGKAVGIVLNAGGYTHTSIALHDALVAVQIPAIEVHVSNVYARDAFRHHSFIAKAAFASLCGFGIDGYRLAITGLAAKIGAGAKA
- a CDS encoding peroxiredoxin, which codes for MSLHIGDTAPDFTVPTTKGEISFHAWAADSWVFFFSHPADFTPVCTTEMGRTAKLAQQFAARNTKPLGLSTDTVAEHLKWIDDVNDTQKTDLQFPIVADKELKVAKLYDMIHPSQSDTAAVRSVFIIDPKHKIRLTMTYPMNVGRNFDEILRVIDALQLADREKVAMPADWRPGDKVIIPLSITGDAAVKAFPQGWDEPRPYLRLTSVK
- the accB gene encoding acetyl-CoA carboxylase biotin carboxyl carrier protein, which codes for MARPPEDKPAAKPKATDTKAVADHALIRDLALLLDETNLTEIEIERAGLRVRVARNVSINAAMPAGYQPPGIASAAVPAPVADISKHPGVVPSPMVGTVYWASEPGAKPFVEVGNKVAAGETLLIIEAMKTMNQIPSPRAGTVTQILVEDGQPVEFGEPLVVIE
- a CDS encoding pyridoxal phosphate-dependent aminotransferase, whose amino-acid sequence is MLDATLTKRARDLMAASARSDVPAFMVMDVMAAAEKIEAAGGHVIHMEVGQPAAPAPRTAIAATHAALDGGRIDYTSALGLPSLRARIARHYREAYGCAVDPARIVVTTGSSGAFILGFLSLFEPGDRVAVTVPGYPPYRHILTALGCEPVLIETHGETRHALTGEALLAAHRKTPLKGVLIASPANPTGTMMTRPALTELIAIAEREGIRFISDEIYHGLDYAFPAVTAAELSPNAVVINSFSKYFCMTGWRVGWMIVPEALARPIERLQQNLSISVPTLSQIAAEAAFDGRDEMEAVKHGYEANRRILIEGLPQAGLGDFLPADGAFYLYADVSKFTDDSFEFTKRMLQEAHVAATPGVDFDPVRGRAYVRFSYARSAQDMRDAVDRITRWLGKGGMSHR
- a CDS encoding BA14K family protein, with amino-acid sequence MAVEKSKGSIRKAITRVLASGVLLAVYGLSLIATTGAVMTAGVTAAHAQRGRGWGGRGRGRGWGGRGRGRGWGGPGVGAAIGLGLGAAMVGGAIAAGQAERNNAVEYCLQRYKSYDPRSGTYLGYDGNRHPCP
- a CDS encoding ferric reductase-like transmembrane domain-containing protein; amino-acid sequence: MAGLRSRLGFWSIPLLTVAVPIGFVVWAYPEGLAPMRAAGIIVGWLGTGLLLVSLALMLREPRLARWLGGLERMYRWHHGTGVVAYVLLLLHPLALAANGLSTSPAIAWATLSPLTESWPVWTGWLGLLALMLGLALSFVRRIPYGPWRWLHAMLAVGVLLGLGHLVLLGIDEPVLPIMAVVGLILAWRLLRGDLGLAARPYIVASARQIAAGVVEIALRPLGDPIEVGTGQFVLVALHNGPKYRGCGEFHPFTVSAIDADQVLHVGVKALGDCTGRMMLVEPGVAARVMGGFGGLLGTSSAPQLWVAGGIGVTPFVALLNAGRIGGPTTLIYLCRNEADAAFLPDLRAIAPADPRLSLQVVATGDALPDLERLLPPATKLSGVECYLCGPPGLIAALKSALRARGVTAQHIHYENFEFR
- a CDS encoding M48 family metalloprotease, with protein sequence MLKALFEHSRHRLRKTLRAKLSQKLSQLTALVVAAALIIAPVPALAQQASGPSLLRDTEIEQLLRDYTRPILRAAGLEKQNIQVAIINNSAFNAFVADGHRIFVNYGALLQSQTPNQLIGVLAHETGHLAGGHLSKLRLQLARAQTQMIVAMLLGVGAMVAGSRSGSNSGLGEAGAAAIAAPQEAIRRTLLSYQRQQEENADRAGVRFLTATGQSAKGMYETFKRFTDESLFSARGADPYVQSHPMPAERVAALEGIARSSRFWDKMDDPALQLRHDMMRAKTSGFMERPETVYRRYPPSDTSLPARYARAIASYLHGDPRAAIGQIDSLIRSEPNNPYFYELRGQALLEGGKPAEAIAPLRKAVTLSHGAPLIEMLLGQALVATNNKANSDEAIRILRAALARETEAPLGYAQLAMAYGRKGDYAEADLASAQAAFLRGDNKTARELAARAKTRFAIGSPGWVKADDIVAAKPPGKN
- a CDS encoding DsbA family protein; protein product: MPSLRLLAAALFALAAVGAPQAASAQQFTDGQRGQIESIVKNYLLTHPEILEEVSAELSKRQAAAEAEKHQSAISENAKTIFDSPRGVTIGNKNGDVTLVEFFDYNCGYCKRAMNDMLTLMKSDPKLKVVLKEFPVLGPGSVEAAQVAVAVRMQDPTGEKYLAFHQKLLGGRGQADKAHAMAAAKEAGLDMAKLEKDFSSPEVRATIEENFKLAEAMGMNGTPSYVIGKQVVVGAVGLDTLKEKVGMARCGKAAC
- a CDS encoding cytochrome b5 domain-containing protein → MMRKLYLATTSLFWVMVLAFWAGDVLSPHAEQPAAISASRDITSAELAKHATPQDCWMAIRGQVYDLSAYLPDHPSRPQIIEPWCGKEATQAYDTKTKGRPHSKEADDLLPKYRVGRFVPGAD